A window of Ictidomys tridecemlineatus isolate mIctTri1 chromosome 1, mIctTri1.hap1, whole genome shotgun sequence contains these coding sequences:
- the LOC101971297 gene encoding olfactory receptor 2T27, translating into MEWGNSSLYADFVLLGLFSGSHFPWLLFSLILLVFVISIASNTTMILLIRADPRLHTPMYFLLSQLSLMDILYISTIVPKMLLDQATSQRAISFAGCTAQHFLYLTLAGAEFFLLGLMSYDRYVAICHPLRYPVLMSRKVCLLIVVAAWLGGSADGFLLTPVTMQFPFCASRAINHFFCEVPALLKLSCRDTSAYETAMYVCCILMLLIPFSVISASYTRILIAVYRMSEAEGRRKAVATCSSHMVVVSLFYGAAMYTYVLPHSYHTPEQDKAVSAFYTILTPMLNPLIYSLRNKDVTGALQRALGKCLASRKVTAF; encoded by the coding sequence CCTCCTGGGGTTGTTCAGTGGCAGCCACTTCCCCTGGCTGCTCTTTTCCCTCATTCTCCTGGTCTTTGTGATCTCCATTGCCAGCAACACCACCATGATCCTGCTCATCCGTGCAGACCCCCGGctgcacacccccatgtacttcctgctcagccagcTGTCTCTCATGGACATCCTGTACATCTCCACCATTGTGCCCAAGATGCTGCTGGACCAGGCCACCAGCCAGAGGGCCATCTCCTTTGCAGGGTGCACTGCCCAGCACTTCCTCTACCTGACCTTGGCAGGGGCAGAGTTCTTCCTCCTAGGACTCATGTCCTACGACCGCTACGTGGCCATCTGCCACCCTCTGCGCTACCCTGTGCTGATGAGTCGCAAGGTCTGCCTGCTGATCGTGGTGGCCGCCTGGCTGGGAGGGTCTGCAGACGGTTTCCTGCTCACCCCAGTCACCATGCAGTTCCCCTTCTGTGCCTCTCGGGCAATCAACCACTTTTTCTGCGAGGTCCCTGCCcttctgaagctctcctgcaGGGACACCTCAGCCTATGAGACAGCCATGTATGTGTGCTGCATCCTGATGCTTCTCATTCCCTTCTCCGTCATCTCAGCCTCTTACACCAGGATTCTTATTGCTGTTTACAGGATGAGTGAGGCAGAGGGCAGGCGGAAGGCCGTGGCCACCTGCTCCTCTCACATGGTGGTGGTCAGCCTCTTCTACGGGGCCGCCATGTACACTTATGTGCTGCCCCACTCTTACCACACCCCTGAGCAAGACAAGGCAGTCTCTGCCTTCTACACCATCCTCACGCCCATGCTCAACCCgctcatctacagcctgaggaacaaggacGTCACAGGAGCCCTGCAGAGGGCTCTGGGAAAGTGTTTGGCCTCAAGAAAGGTAACCGCTTTCTAA